DNA sequence from the Sporichthyaceae bacterium genome:
TTGACCAGCGCGTAGTAGTGGATGGGCACGCCGAGGGTCTGGGCCAACGCCTGCTCGACGGCCAGGGCACCGGGGTTCGAGACCCCCGGGAACAGGTTCTTGTTGGCCAGCGCCCAGGTGTAGATGCCGTAGGCGAAGTCCGGGAAGCCGCTGGGGAACTGCCTGGCCATCGGCGTGCCGGGCGGGAACTGGACGTAGCGCAGGTTCCGGGGCAGCGAGAACAGCACGGACTTGCCGGTTGCCATGTCGATGCTGACCATCGAGATCGAGTCGGTCCGCACGCCGGTGCGGTCCAGACCGCCGTCGCCGCCCAGCAGGGCGATGTTCAACCGGCCGTTGTAGAGCTTGCCCAGCCCGCCGGGGGCGATCAGGGACTTGACCAGATTCCGCTGGACGTCGATCAGGTAGGCGCTGTAGGCCAACGGCGTGGTGACGCCGGCCATCAGCGTCAGCGAGAGCCCGGCCGACATGAATCGGTGCGGCACCCGCAACGACGGCGGACGGCCCAGTCGCCAGGCGTCGACGAACAGGGCGAGCCAGCAGAGGCCGAGCACGACCACGGCGACCTCGAAGAAGGTCAGCGCCGCGGTGTTCAGCCCGAGCTTGATGATGCCCTTACGGCCGAGGAGGACGCCGCCGATCCCCACCGTGCCCAGGACCAGCCCGACCACTCGCAGCGCGGCACGCCCGACGGCCTTGCTGCCGCAGGTGATCTGCGCCATACCCGGCAGTACCAGGGTCATCGCCAACAGGGTCAGCGACCGTCGGAACCGGACCGACTCCGACCTCCGAGTGACATCACCCTCGGGAATCGACAGCAACTCCAGCCTCCGCAACACGCGGCCCGCACCGGCGAGCCGTGGTTCTTCGTATTCCTGCCCGGGTTCGGCCGCGACCGGCGGCCCGGCGACACGCCGGAGCCGCCCTGGCGTGGGCGAGCCGGAAAAGTATCACCGGACCTGCGCACCACGAGACTCATTTCACCGGTGAGTCGCTCATCGTGGTCGCGCGGATACACCGAATCTTACCGGGTGGTCGCTACCCTCCAGGCGACGTCAGATCTCGGGGGAGGTTCGGTGCGTTCGGTCACGGTTGTCGGTACCGGCTATCTGGGCGCGACCCACGCGGCCTGCCTGGCCGAGCTCGGCTTCGACGTGCTGGGCATGGATGTCGACGAGGTGAAGATCGCCGCGTTGAGCGCGGGCCGCGTCCCGTTCTACGAGCCCGCCCTGGCCGAGCTGGTCGCCAAGCACGTCGCGAGCGGCAAGCTGCGGTTCACCACGTCCTACGCCGAGGTGGCCGCGTTCGCCGACCTGCACTTCCTCTGCGCGGGCACCCCGCAGCGCATCGGTGAGCTCGCCGCCGACCTCAGCCAGGTCGACGGCGCCTTCGGCGGACTGGCCCGGCACCTGGACCGGCCGTGCCTGCTGGTGGGCAAGTCCACGGTGCCCGTGGGCACCGCGGCGCGCCTGGCGGATCTGGTGGCCACGACCGCTCCGGCCGGTGCCGCGGCCGAGCTGGCCTGGAACCCGGAGTTCCTGCGCGAGGGCCACGCGGTGGCCGACACGCTGCGGCCGGACCGCCTGGTGGTCGGGGTCCGCGGCACGCGGGCCGAGGAAGTGCTGCGCGAGGTCTACGCCGACCTGCTGGCGGCCGGGGTGCCGTTCCTGGTGACCGACTTCGCCACGGCCGAACTGGTCAAGGTCGCGGCCAACGCGTTCCTGGCCACCAAGATCTCGTTCATCAACGCCATGGCGGAGGTGTGCCAGGCGGCCGGCGGAGACGTGACCGCGTTGGCCGACGCGCTCGGCCACGACCCGCGGATCGGCCGGCGCTTCCTCAACGCCGGGCTGGGCTTCGGCGGC
Encoded proteins:
- a CDS encoding LCP family protein yields the protein MTLVLPGMAQITCGSKAVGRAALRVVGLVLGTVGIGGVLLGRKGIIKLGLNTAALTFFEVAVVVLGLCWLALFVDAWRLGRPPSLRVPHRFMSAGLSLTLMAGVTTPLAYSAYLIDVQRNLVKSLIAPGGLGKLYNGRLNIALLGGDGGLDRTGVRTDSISMVSIDMATGKSVLFSLPRNLRYVQFPPGTPMARQFPSGFPDFAYGIYTWALANKNLFPGVSNPGALAVEQALAQTLGVPIHYYALVNLQGFQDIVDAIGGVTIRVDERLPIGGGHATGVCDLPGGGCREGAPNPILGWIEPGLQHLDGYHALWYARSRATTTDYDRMRRQKCLIGAILKQANPLTVLENYSRLANAAHKVLLTDLTTGAVSALLDVAPRAKKQSFTSVQFTNQVINPDAPDLSVIRTMVQQAIAASNAAPVVAATPTPTPTTKATTKKGKTATPKPTPKKAPVATTPGVAQSVDATCLYS
- a CDS encoding UDP-glucose/GDP-mannose dehydrogenase family protein, with product MRSVTVVGTGYLGATHAACLAELGFDVLGMDVDEVKIAALSAGRVPFYEPALAELVAKHVASGKLRFTTSYAEVAAFADLHFLCAGTPQRIGELAADLSQVDGAFGGLARHLDRPCLLVGKSTVPVGTAARLADLVATTAPAGAAAELAWNPEFLREGHAVADTLRPDRLVVGVRGTRAEEVLREVYADLLAAGVPFLVTDFATAELVKVAANAFLATKISFINAMAEVCQAAGGDVTALADALGHDPRIGRRFLNAGLGFGGGCLPKDIRAFMARAGELGVSEALTFLREVDAINLRQRARAVEISRELCDGVLVGRRIAVLGAAFKPESDDVRDSPALDVAGQLQLSGARVSVFDPKAMANAAARFPTLSYAESAEDACADADLVLHLTEWQAFRDLDPAKLAEVVARPVVLDARNALDQVAWRAAGWIYRGFGRSTTN